The genomic stretch TCACCCTCAAGGGCCGCTGGCTGGAAGACCTCGGCTTTAGCACCGGACAGCCCGTGATTGTCACCGTTGAGCGTGGGGGCTGGTGATTGAGGCGGAGCTTAGGATCTAACTGGTAAATAAATATCCTCCGGCATAGCCGGAGGTTTTTCAGATGCGCCTATAAGGCTCTGTTACCAGCCGCGCCCTAACAGGCGCATACGATCTGACATTTGCATCAAACTTCGTTACTTACGGCCCGTAAACGGGCTACCCGGATAAGGGATCGACAACTGCTCTCCCATTTTATCCTCTTCAAGCTGGTGCTTTATGTATTCCTGTATCTTCGCCGTGTTCTTCCCTACCGTATCTACGTAATATCCCCGGCACCAGAACTCCCTGTTCCTGTATTTGAATTTCAGATCTCCAAACTGCTCATAAAGCATCAGACTGCTTTTCCCTTTCAGATATCCCATAAAGCCGGATACGCTCATTTTGGGCGGGATTTCCACAAGCATATGGATATGATCTGCGCAGCATTCCGCTTCCAGAATACGTACGTTTTTCCACTCACACAGCTTTCTTAAAATGCTGCCTATCGCCAGGCGTTTCTCTCCGTAGAACGCCTGTCTTCGGTATTTTGGCGCAAAAACTATGTGATATTTACAGTTCCATCGGGTGTGCGCTAAGCTCTTTTCGTCCCCCATTGGGACCCCCTTTTGATTTCTTGTTGAACTTTTGCAGTTGCCAGACCGCAAGGTGTTTTAACAAATCAAAAGGGGTTTTGATAACTGGCTCAAAGCTGGAAGCTTTACGGAACCCCCAGCCTAGCTGGGGGTTTTCTATAGACAAAAAAGCGATCCCGGCGCGGGCCGGGATCGCTGTTAGTCGTCGTACTGAAGGCTTATATTTATTTTTTCTTCTGGTATATCCACTGTTA from Dickeya fangzhongdai encodes the following:
- a CDS encoding SymE family type I addiction module toxin, translated to MSCPGVEALSGNPPPQLTLKGRWLEDLGFSTGQPVIVTVERGGW
- the tnpA gene encoding IS200/IS605 family transposase; the encoded protein is MGDEKSLAHTRWNCKYHIVFAPKYRRQAFYGEKRLAIGSILRKLCEWKNVRILEAECCADHIHMLVEIPPKMSVSGFMGYLKGKSSLMLYEQFGDLKFKYRNREFWCRGYYVDTVGKNTAKIQEYIKHQLEEDKMGEQLSIPYPGSPFTGRK